From a region of the Candidatus Rokuibacteriota bacterium genome:
- a CDS encoding menaquinone biosynthesis decarboxylase, which translates to MAFDDLREFVAHLDKTGHLKRVRARVSRDLEIAEIADRVSKGPAERNQALLFESVEGFDTPVLINAFGSPDRMAAALGVEHLNELSARVAKLFDMKMPGTLVDKLKKLGDLFDVAKAGPKRVRSAACQEVVETERPSLATLPVLRCWPGDAGRFITLPMVFTKDPVSGARNVGMYRLQVFDDRTLGMHWQIHKGSAEHQRLAEERSKPMDVAIALGGDPASIYSASAPLPPGIDEMVFAGWLRGSGIPMVQAKTVDLEVPAEAEIILEGTVDPAERRIEGPFGDHTGYYSLARDYPVFHLKAVTRRKQPIYPTTIVGRPPQEDYWLGKATERIFLPIIRLMLPEVVDMNMPAEGVFHNLVIVSIKKRYPGQARKVMYALWGLGLMMLAKNILVVSDHVDVQNLSEVAWRATGNVDAKRDIVIVDGPMDDLDHAALRHRFGGKMGIDATEKTADDGIGQPWPEEIVMSEEMRSLVTKRWQEYGL; encoded by the coding sequence GTGGCCTTCGACGATCTCCGCGAGTTCGTCGCCCACCTCGACAAGACCGGGCACCTCAAGCGCGTGCGCGCCCGCGTCTCCCGCGACCTCGAGATCGCCGAGATCGCGGACCGCGTCTCGAAGGGCCCGGCGGAGCGCAACCAGGCCCTGCTGTTCGAGAGCGTCGAGGGGTTCGACACGCCGGTGCTCATCAACGCTTTCGGCTCGCCGGATCGCATGGCGGCGGCGCTCGGCGTCGAGCACCTGAACGAGCTGTCGGCGCGGGTCGCGAAGCTCTTCGACATGAAGATGCCGGGCACGCTCGTCGACAAGCTCAAGAAGCTCGGCGACCTCTTCGACGTCGCGAAAGCCGGCCCCAAGCGCGTGCGCTCCGCGGCGTGCCAGGAGGTCGTCGAGACGGAGCGTCCGAGCCTGGCGACCCTGCCCGTGCTGCGCTGCTGGCCGGGGGACGCGGGGCGCTTCATCACGCTTCCGATGGTCTTTACGAAGGACCCTGTGAGCGGGGCGCGCAACGTGGGCATGTACCGGCTCCAGGTGTTCGACGATCGCACGCTCGGCATGCACTGGCAGATCCACAAGGGCTCGGCCGAGCACCAGCGGCTCGCGGAGGAGCGGAGCAAGCCGATGGACGTCGCCATCGCGCTGGGCGGCGACCCCGCCTCGATCTACTCCGCCTCGGCCCCGCTGCCTCCGGGCATAGACGAGATGGTCTTCGCGGGGTGGCTGCGCGGATCCGGCATCCCCATGGTGCAGGCCAAGACGGTGGACCTCGAGGTGCCCGCCGAGGCTGAGATCATCCTCGAGGGCACAGTGGATCCAGCCGAACGGAGGATCGAAGGGCCCTTCGGCGATCACACGGGCTACTACTCGCTGGCGCGGGACTACCCGGTCTTCCACTTGAAGGCCGTCACGCGCCGCAAGCAGCCGATCTATCCCACGACCATCGTGGGCCGGCCGCCGCAGGAGGACTACTGGCTCGGCAAAGCGACCGAGCGCATCTTCCTGCCCATCATCCGGCTCATGCTGCCCGAGGTCGTGGACATGAACATGCCCGCGGAGGGTGTCTTCCACAACCTCGTCATCGTCTCGATCAAGAAGCGGTATCCCGGCCAGGCGCGCAAGGTCATGTACGCCCTCTGGGGGCTCGGGCTCATGATGCTGGCCAAGAACATTCTCGTCGTCTCCGACCACGTCGACGTCCAGAACCTCTCCGAAGTCGCCTGGCGCGCCACGGGCAACGTGGACGCCAAGCGCGACATCGTCATCGTGGACGGGCCGATGGACGACCTCGACCACGCGGCGCTCCGCCACCGCTTCGGCGGCAAGATGGGCATCGACGCGACGGAAAAGACCGCGGACGACGGCATCGGCCAACCGTGGCCCGAGGAGATCGTCATGAGCGAGGAGATGCGCTCGCTCGTGACGAAGCGCTGGCAAGAATACGGCCTGTAG
- a CDS encoding permease yields the protein MPRGLSLDLSAFVLIALAVVATGVAYWKDPGLPLLGAKSGLSMVWFILPRLIPALILAGMLQVIIPEETVARYFGRQSGIGAILMASAAGVLTPGGPMVSVPLLVVLANSGMALGPLVAYMTSWSLFGVQRIIAWEAPLMGWRFVLVRTIPSLAFPVIAGWLVKLYYHE from the coding sequence ATGCCGCGCGGTCTTTCGCTCGATCTGTCCGCCTTCGTCCTGATCGCGCTGGCCGTGGTGGCCACCGGCGTCGCCTACTGGAAGGACCCCGGCCTGCCCCTGCTCGGGGCGAAGAGCGGGCTCAGCATGGTCTGGTTCATCCTGCCGCGGCTCATCCCGGCCCTGATCCTGGCCGGGATGCTTCAGGTGATCATTCCCGAGGAGACCGTGGCGCGCTACTTCGGCCGGCAGTCCGGCATCGGCGCGATCCTCATGGCGTCGGCAGCCGGCGTGCTGACGCCCGGCGGCCCCATGGTCAGCGTGCCGCTCCTCGTGGTGCTCGCGAACTCCGGCATGGCGCTCGGCCCGCTCGTGGCCTACATGACGTCCTGGTCGCTCTTCGGCGTCCAGCGGATCATCGCCTGGGAGGCGCCGCTCATGGGGTGGCGCTTCGTCCTCGTGCGCACCATCCCGAGCCTGGCCTTCCCGGTGATCGCGGGCTGGCTGGTGAAGCTCTACTACCACGAGTAG
- a CDS encoding GAF domain-containing protein: MRLTIRTKLAVLVLAVLLPLLAAAAFKFWSDLSEGRRLAHQNQLDVARLVAAQLDEVLSGETESLLALASFRTLDRIQDSDLEALAVRVRVQHPFMHRFVAAGVDGRVLAASGPRVPEATFIARDVLDAVLRRGEPEVTAPQRSSTDQRQVVLLMVPVQDRRGRIVGVVGAGIDLETLSRYLTALPLSRGQSVAIVAPGGAVLARSASPDKFFDRHLGGVPEAGPLLRRTSGTAEWTSPSGAPHLAGAAGMDRAAWLVMAAVPSRVAYSPAAGRFKRDLLGLGAATMVALLVAWLIGNRMHGSVRALIRGTRDLESAQGPPITVSTGDELAELAEHFNRALQARRQAQMELDARQRRLRALADVNAALSQQLDLEPLLKQITLALAQLTGARNVVFWEVDAARGCLVRRAWSSDPSISADDLPSALPFDKGGTGWVASHRQALFIEDVTRDPRIQSQQWAAAHGLFSFVGVPVVSGDDLLGVLTLNLPREDLPAEDDREILTSFASQAAVAVRNARLFAEATRRRREAEELADGARMLTESLDISEVADRVVKSVLPIFGVDSAGLRLLRPDGTLEAIAWTGPAAAHFKPGHVIEPGIGLAVRVIAEGRAVSTSDIFADPALALTDDLRLRLEQSGTRALLAVPLRAKGELIGVLLIASGVVREFSDADAALLQAFADQAALAMENARLYGEATRRQHEAEEIARVAQTLTGSLDVSDIAQRIVGSVLPVLRGRSSGFRLVQPDGSLMVIAQGQAGGVHAPYGHVVPAGYGVTGRAVADGLPVVTADVLHDSRILLTEEMRSRAETSGLGAFLTVPLRVEGRVIGALSIADRTGRRFTDVETALLQTFADQAALALDHARLYEQTRQRLRHVESIREVVEQILVPFTLEERLNLIARNAAEMFDADLALVGLRAEGEDRLVIRAGHRLVAGELGQSIAMGEGALGLAAAKREGVLVNDYASWSGRMRRMLTPERRDLLGATIAYPLMIRGEVIGALSVAYLGKEERRFVPDDLDRLATLAAPAALAIEHSRLYDELASRVRQLQETQAQLVQAGKLSAVGQLVSGVAHELNNPLSVVIGYGQLLKGKPLPADVRGPLEMMVAQGERMAKIVQGLLLFSRQRKPERAPVDLPAVIEQTMTLRATRLRLSGIRFELDHAPGVPPAEGDVHQLQQVFLNLLLNAEHAIMTGGAGDTIRVRARERTESGRSWVVVEFEDNGSGIAPEVMPRIFEPFFTTKKVGEGTGLGLSVSYGIVQQHGGRLTVESVPGRTVFTVELPSAAQAEPARQTVSPLQAGVYGFGRRALVVDDEPGMVDLVMALLKDTGWQVEVASTGRSALERVRAARFDVVLTDIRMPDGSGEDFYRAVVREQPALAKRFVFMTGDTANPSAWQFLEAEQVPVLEKPFTADSLFRVLEQVTTLTSRGAFE, translated from the coding sequence ATGCGCCTGACGATCCGGACGAAGCTCGCGGTCCTGGTGTTGGCCGTGTTGCTGCCGCTCTTGGCGGCCGCGGCCTTCAAGTTTTGGAGCGATCTGTCGGAGGGCCGCCGCCTGGCCCACCAGAACCAGCTCGACGTGGCACGCCTCGTCGCCGCCCAGCTCGACGAGGTGTTGAGCGGTGAGACCGAGAGCCTCCTCGCGCTCGCCAGTTTTCGGACGCTCGACCGTATCCAGGACTCCGACCTCGAGGCCCTCGCCGTCCGCGTCCGGGTGCAGCACCCCTTCATGCATCGCTTCGTCGCCGCCGGCGTCGACGGGCGCGTGCTGGCCGCGAGCGGCCCGCGCGTGCCCGAGGCGACATTCATCGCCCGAGATGTCCTCGACGCGGTCTTGCGGCGGGGCGAGCCGGAGGTGACGGCACCGCAGAGGAGTTCCACGGACCAGCGGCAGGTGGTGCTCCTGATGGTCCCCGTTCAGGACCGCCGGGGCAGGATCGTCGGGGTCGTCGGCGCCGGGATCGACCTCGAGACCCTCTCTCGCTATCTCACCGCGCTGCCGCTCAGCCGTGGGCAGTCGGTCGCCATCGTGGCCCCCGGCGGCGCCGTCCTGGCCCGCTCGGCCAGCCCGGACAAGTTCTTCGATCGCCACCTGGGCGGTGTTCCCGAGGCGGGGCCGCTGCTCCGCCGGACCAGCGGCACGGCCGAGTGGACTTCGCCGAGCGGCGCGCCTCACCTGGCCGGCGCGGCCGGAATGGACAGGGCAGCGTGGCTCGTCATGGCCGCGGTCCCGAGCCGCGTCGCCTACTCGCCCGCGGCCGGTCGGTTCAAGCGTGACCTGCTCGGCCTCGGCGCGGCCACGATGGTGGCGCTCCTGGTCGCCTGGCTCATCGGCAACCGGATGCACGGCTCCGTGCGCGCGCTCATCCGCGGCACCCGCGACCTCGAGTCGGCGCAAGGGCCGCCCATCACGGTGTCCACGGGGGACGAGCTGGCGGAGCTCGCCGAGCATTTCAACCGCGCCCTGCAAGCGCGGCGGCAGGCCCAGATGGAGCTCGACGCGCGCCAGCGGCGCCTTCGCGCGCTGGCCGACGTCAACGCGGCGCTCTCGCAGCAGCTCGACCTCGAGCCGCTCCTGAAGCAGATTACGCTCGCCCTCGCCCAGCTGACCGGCGCGCGCAACGTGGTCTTCTGGGAGGTGGACGCCGCGCGCGGGTGTCTGGTGCGCCGCGCCTGGTCATCCGACCCGTCCATCTCCGCCGACGATCTGCCGTCGGCGCTGCCGTTCGACAAGGGGGGCACGGGCTGGGTTGCCAGCCACCGGCAGGCTCTGTTCATCGAGGACGTCACGCGCGACCCGCGCATCCAGTCCCAGCAGTGGGCGGCCGCGCACGGGCTCTTTTCCTTCGTCGGCGTCCCGGTCGTGTCGGGCGACGATCTCCTCGGCGTGCTGACCCTCAACCTGCCCCGCGAGGACCTGCCGGCCGAGGACGACCGCGAGATCCTGACGTCCTTCGCCTCGCAGGCCGCCGTGGCCGTGCGCAACGCGCGGCTCTTCGCCGAGGCGACGCGCCGCCGCCGGGAGGCCGAGGAGCTGGCGGACGGCGCCCGCATGCTCACCGAGAGCCTCGACATCTCCGAGGTCGCCGACCGGGTCGTGAAGAGCGTCCTGCCCATCTTCGGGGTGGACTCGGCAGGCCTGCGCCTCCTGCGCCCCGACGGGACGCTCGAGGCCATCGCCTGGACGGGCCCGGCGGCGGCCCACTTCAAGCCCGGCCACGTGATCGAGCCCGGCATCGGCCTCGCGGTCCGCGTGATCGCCGAGGGGCGGGCCGTCTCCACAAGCGATATCTTCGCGGACCCGGCGCTGGCGCTGACCGACGACCTCAGGTTGCGGCTCGAGCAGTCCGGCACGCGCGCGCTCCTGGCAGTGCCGCTCCGCGCCAAGGGGGAGTTGATCGGGGTCCTGCTCATCGCCTCCGGCGTCGTCCGCGAATTCTCCGACGCCGACGCGGCGCTCCTGCAGGCCTTCGCGGACCAGGCAGCGCTGGCGATGGAGAACGCGCGGCTCTACGGCGAGGCGACGCGGCGTCAGCACGAAGCCGAGGAGATCGCGCGCGTCGCCCAGACGCTCACGGGCAGCCTGGACGTCAGCGACATCGCCCAGCGGATCGTCGGCAGCGTCCTGCCGGTCCTCCGCGGCCGCTCCTCGGGCTTCCGTCTCGTCCAGCCCGACGGCTCGCTGATGGTGATCGCACAGGGACAGGCCGGCGGGGTCCACGCTCCCTACGGCCACGTCGTGCCGGCCGGCTACGGCGTCACGGGCCGGGCTGTGGCCGATGGGCTCCCGGTCGTGACGGCCGACGTGCTGCACGACTCGCGCATCCTCCTGACCGAGGAGATGCGCAGCCGGGCGGAAACCTCCGGCCTCGGCGCGTTCCTGACCGTGCCGCTCCGCGTCGAGGGCCGGGTCATCGGGGCGCTCTCCATCGCGGATCGGACGGGCCGGCGCTTCACGGACGTCGAGACGGCGCTGCTCCAGACCTTCGCGGACCAGGCCGCGCTGGCGCTCGACCACGCGCGCCTGTACGAGCAGACGCGTCAGCGGCTGCGCCATGTCGAAAGCATCCGCGAAGTCGTCGAACAGATCCTCGTGCCGTTCACCCTCGAGGAGCGGCTGAACCTGATCGCCCGCAACGCGGCGGAGATGTTCGACGCCGACCTGGCCCTGGTCGGCTTGCGGGCCGAAGGCGAGGATCGCCTGGTCATTCGCGCGGGCCACCGGCTCGTCGCGGGAGAGCTCGGGCAGTCCATCGCGATGGGCGAGGGGGCGTTGGGGCTGGCGGCGGCGAAGCGCGAGGGCGTGCTGGTCAACGACTACGCCTCGTGGTCGGGGCGCATGCGCCGCATGCTCACGCCGGAGCGCCGCGACCTGCTCGGGGCGACGATCGCCTATCCGCTGATGATCCGCGGGGAAGTCATCGGCGCGCTGTCGGTCGCCTACCTCGGGAAGGAGGAGCGCCGCTTCGTCCCCGACGACCTGGACCGGCTGGCGACGCTGGCGGCGCCCGCGGCGCTAGCCATCGAGCACAGCCGCCTCTACGACGAGCTGGCCTCGCGCGTCCGCCAGCTGCAGGAGACGCAGGCGCAGCTGGTGCAGGCGGGCAAGCTGTCCGCCGTCGGCCAGCTCGTCTCGGGCGTCGCCCACGAGCTCAACAATCCGCTGTCCGTCGTCATCGGCTACGGCCAGCTGCTGAAGGGCAAGCCGCTGCCCGCCGATGTCCGCGGCCCCCTCGAGATGATGGTGGCGCAGGGCGAGCGCATGGCGAAGATCGTCCAGGGCCTGCTGCTCTTCTCGCGCCAGCGCAAGCCCGAGCGCGCCCCCGTGGACCTGCCGGCCGTCATCGAGCAGACCATGACGCTGCGCGCGACGCGGCTGCGTCTCTCGGGTATCCGCTTCGAGCTCGACCACGCCCCCGGCGTGCCGCCCGCGGAAGGCGACGTGCACCAGCTCCAGCAGGTGTTCCTGAATCTCCTGCTCAACGCGGAGCACGCCATCATGACGGGCGGCGCGGGCGACACGATCCGCGTCCGGGCCCGCGAGCGGACGGAGAGCGGCCGGTCGTGGGTGGTGGTCGAGTTCGAGGACAACGGCTCCGGCATCGCGCCCGAGGTCATGCCGCGCATCTTCGAGCCCTTCTTCACGACGAAGAAGGTGGGCGAGGGGACGGGGCTCGGGCTCTCCGTGTCCTACGGCATCGTCCAGCAGCACGGCGGGCGGCTCACCGTCGAGAGTGTGCCCGGCCGCACCGTGTTCACCGTCGAGCTGCCGTCCGCCGCGCAGGCCGAGCCGGCGCGCCAGACGGTCTCGCCGCTCCAGGCCGGCGTGTACGGCTTCGGCCGGCGCGCCCTCGTCGTGGACGACGAGCCCGGCATGGTGGACCTCGTGATGGCGCTGTTGAAGGACACGGGCTGGCAGGTGGAGGTTGCCTCCACCGGGCGCTCGGCCCTCGAGCGCGTGCGCGCGGCCCGCTTCGACGTCGTGCTCACGGACATCCGGATGCCGGACGGCAGCGGCGAGGACTTCTACCGCGCGGTGGTTCGCGAGCAGCCCGCTTTGGCGAAGCGCTTCGTCTTCATGACGGGGGATACCGCCAACCCGTCGGCGTGGCAGTTCCTGGAGGCCGAGCAGGTGCCGGTGCTCGAGAAGCCGTTCACGGCCGACAGCCTCTTCCGGGTGCTGGAGCAGGTAACCACCTTGACTTCGCGCGGGGCTTTCGAGTAG
- a CDS encoding HU family DNA-binding protein, with the protein MTKADLVSAMAKASGGSKVSAERALDAFFVSVFDALKRGRRVTIGGFGTFMVSKRAERNGRNPRTGTAIKIPATRVPRFKSSRSLKSAVL; encoded by the coding sequence ATGACCAAAGCCGATCTGGTGTCCGCCATGGCCAAGGCCTCTGGCGGGAGCAAGGTGTCGGCCGAGCGGGCGCTGGACGCCTTCTTCGTGAGCGTCTTCGACGCGCTCAAGAGGGGCCGCCGCGTCACGATCGGCGGCTTCGGCACCTTCATGGTCAGCAAGCGCGCCGAGCGCAACGGCCGGAACCCGCGCACGGGCACGGCCATCAAGATCCCAGCCACGCGCGTGCCCCGCTTCAAGTCGAGCCGCTCGCTGAAGTCCGCCGTTCTCTAG
- a CDS encoding PIG-L deacetylase family protein — translation MMPAEPEKDAPAPTPGIPERAVPAKPDTREPAAPARVLSIHAHPDDQEFTVGGTLAKWARAGSHVVTVCITSGGAGSNEHTPPDMTREALVPIREEEQRQACRVLGVSEVVFLGYEDGTLEPSLALRRELTRVIRRHRPDAVVCGDPTVRYYGAMYMNHPDHRAASDAALDAVFPSAETRLIFPELLDEGLAPHKVRAVFIHGSESPDTFIDISEVLSVKLAALKEHRTQMGTWDPTEMITGWARMQGAPRELEAAESFRLMRLHEP, via the coding sequence ATGATGCCGGCCGAGCCAGAGAAAGACGCCCCCGCCCCCACCCCCGGCATCCCGGAGCGCGCCGTGCCGGCGAAACCGGATACGCGCGAGCCGGCCGCCCCTGCCCGCGTGCTCTCCATCCACGCGCATCCGGACGACCAGGAGTTCACCGTGGGCGGCACGCTGGCGAAGTGGGCGCGGGCAGGCAGCCATGTCGTCACGGTGTGCATCACCAGCGGCGGCGCCGGCTCCAACGAGCACACGCCGCCGGACATGACGCGGGAGGCGCTCGTGCCGATCCGCGAAGAGGAGCAGCGGCAGGCCTGCCGCGTGCTCGGCGTCTCCGAGGTGGTCTTCCTCGGCTACGAGGACGGCACGCTCGAGCCCTCGCTCGCGCTGCGGCGGGAGCTGACGCGGGTCATCCGCCGCCACCGTCCGGACGCGGTGGTGTGCGGCGATCCGACGGTGCGCTACTACGGCGCCATGTACATGAATCATCCGGACCATCGCGCCGCGTCCGACGCCGCCCTCGACGCCGTGTTCCCCTCGGCCGAGACGAGGCTCATCTTCCCGGAGCTTCTCGACGAGGGGCTCGCGCCGCACAAGGTCCGGGCGGTGTTCATCCACGGCTCGGAGTCGCCCGACACCTTCATCGACATCTCGGAGGTTCTCTCGGTCAAGCTCGCCGCCCTCAAGGAGCACCGCACCCAGATGGGCACGTGGGATCCGACCGAGATGATCACCGGGTGGGCGCGCATGCAGGGCGCCCCGCGGGAGCTGGAAGCGGCGGAGTCCTTCCGGCTCATGCGCCTCCACGAGCCGTGA
- a CDS encoding xanthine dehydrogenase family protein molybdopterin-binding subunit: MIGASHYRIGGDRLAAGAGHFVADVRAPGMLHAAVLRSRHAHARLVGIDAKRALELPGVRAVLTVADVPEAAVIPNRVGAPPGTERYLQPAIARGVVRYVGEPVALVVADDRYVAEDALELIDVVYDPLPVCATVAGALAPGAPLLFPRTESNNVAVIAMRVGDVDAALAAAAVVIRERFVYPRQTAAALETRGLVAVPPDPAGGELHLIGSTKCIHINRSILAPIFGIPLGALRLTEVDVGGGFGVRGELYPEDILVPLAAMKLGRPVRWIEERRESLMATNHARQVEYQVEMGFDGAGRILGLRALIFADIGAYVRTAALVPAEFGAALFPGPYRVPSYACDLWSVVTNKTPAGTLRSPGRPECNFARERLMDLGAARLGLDPAEIRRRNLIRADEMPYDCGTKSFGANTVYDSGDYPALFDELLRRLDYDRARATLAAHNARPGPRRGIGLCVYVEKTGLGPFETAHLEARADGRFTVDTGASSMGPGLETVLAQILGETLGVTADRFEVRHADTSNVESGVGTYGSRGTVTAGNAVAMAAAKLVDEATSRAAVKWGVPEAEVGYAAGTLEAPGRRMTLGELAAERRLAVGASFNVPKITYAGCAVGVIADVDIETGAVRLARVVIGADVGRAVNPALVDAQLVGGVAFGIGNTLHETLEYDAGGQLLSGTLMDYALPYAQDVPPVDGFYQEVRATTNPLGLRGLGECGNPGLGGAIANAVCDALRDRGVGITVLPLTPALVFAAIRDTVGP, translated from the coding sequence ATGATCGGCGCTTCCCACTACCGCATCGGCGGCGATCGGCTCGCCGCGGGAGCTGGACACTTCGTGGCAGACGTTCGCGCGCCCGGCATGCTCCACGCGGCGGTGCTTCGCTCGCGCCACGCCCACGCCCGGCTGGTCGGGATCGACGCCAAGCGGGCGCTCGAGCTGCCCGGTGTCCGCGCCGTGCTCACGGTCGCCGACGTGCCCGAAGCCGCCGTCATCCCGAACCGCGTGGGAGCGCCGCCCGGAACCGAGCGCTATCTCCAGCCCGCGATCGCCCGCGGCGTCGTCCGGTACGTGGGCGAGCCGGTGGCCCTCGTCGTAGCCGATGATCGCTACGTCGCGGAGGACGCGCTCGAGCTGATCGACGTCGTCTACGATCCCCTGCCCGTCTGCGCAACCGTGGCGGGGGCGCTCGCGCCCGGCGCGCCGCTCCTCTTCCCCCGCACCGAGTCCAACAATGTCGCGGTGATCGCGATGCGGGTCGGCGACGTCGACGCGGCGCTCGCCGCGGCGGCCGTGGTCATCCGCGAGCGGTTCGTCTATCCCCGGCAGACCGCGGCGGCCCTCGAGACGCGGGGGCTCGTCGCCGTGCCGCCGGATCCCGCCGGCGGCGAGCTCCACCTCATCGGATCGACCAAGTGCATCCACATCAACCGGAGCATCCTGGCCCCGATCTTCGGGATCCCGCTCGGGGCCCTTCGCCTGACCGAGGTGGACGTGGGCGGCGGATTCGGCGTGCGCGGCGAGCTCTACCCGGAGGACATCCTGGTGCCGCTCGCGGCCATGAAGCTCGGCCGCCCCGTTCGGTGGATCGAGGAGCGCCGCGAGAGCCTGATGGCGACGAACCACGCGCGCCAGGTCGAGTACCAGGTCGAGATGGGCTTCGACGGAGCCGGGCGCATCCTCGGCCTGCGGGCCCTGATCTTTGCCGACATCGGCGCGTACGTGAGAACGGCGGCCCTGGTGCCCGCGGAATTCGGCGCCGCGCTCTTCCCGGGTCCGTATCGCGTGCCCAGCTATGCGTGCGATCTCTGGTCGGTCGTCACCAACAAGACGCCGGCGGGGACGCTCCGCTCCCCCGGGCGCCCCGAGTGCAACTTCGCCCGCGAGCGCCTGATGGACCTCGGGGCCGCCCGGCTCGGGCTCGATCCGGCGGAGATCCGGCGGCGCAACCTGATCCGCGCCGACGAGATGCCCTACGATTGCGGCACCAAGTCGTTCGGCGCGAACACCGTCTACGACTCGGGCGACTACCCGGCGCTCTTCGACGAGCTGCTGCGCCGCCTGGACTACGATCGGGCGCGCGCTACGCTGGCGGCGCACAACGCGCGGCCGGGGCCGCGGCGGGGGATCGGGCTCTGCGTATACGTGGAGAAGACCGGCCTCGGGCCGTTCGAGACCGCCCATCTCGAGGCACGGGCCGACGGGCGGTTCACCGTCGACACCGGCGCCTCGTCCATGGGGCCCGGGCTCGAGACGGTGCTCGCGCAGATCCTGGGCGAGACCCTCGGCGTGACAGCCGACCGCTTCGAGGTCCGCCACGCCGATACGTCCAACGTCGAGAGCGGCGTCGGCACGTACGGCTCGCGCGGCACGGTGACGGCGGGGAATGCCGTCGCCATGGCCGCGGCGAAGCTCGTCGACGAGGCGACGTCGAGGGCGGCCGTCAAGTGGGGCGTGCCGGAGGCCGAGGTCGGGTACGCCGCCGGAACGCTTGAGGCGCCCGGGCGACGCATGACGCTCGGCGAGCTGGCCGCCGAGCGACGGCTTGCCGTGGGCGCCTCGTTCAACGTGCCGAAAATCACGTATGCGGGCTGCGCGGTCGGGGTGATCGCCGACGTGGACATCGAGACCGGCGCCGTGCGCCTCGCGCGCGTCGTGATCGGCGCCGACGTCGGCCGCGCCGTCAACCCCGCCCTGGTCGACGCGCAGCTCGTCGGCGGCGTCGCCTTCGGCATCGGCAACACGCTGCACGAAACGCTCGAGTACGACGCCGGCGGGCAGCTTCTCTCGGGCACGCTCATGGACTACGCCCTGCCGTATGCGCAGGACGTCCCGCCCGTGGACGGCTTCTACCAGGAAGTCAGGGCGACGACGAACCCGCTCGGCCTCCGGGGCTTGGGCGAGTGCGGCAACCCGGGCCTGGGCGGCGCCATCGCCAACGCCGTCTGTGACGCGCTCCGCGACCGGGGAGTCGGCATCACGGTCCTTCCGCTGACTCCCGCGCTGGTGTTCGCCGCGATCCGGGACACGGTCGGCCCTTGA